The genomic stretch GGCCTTGTCGTGGGCGCACTGCAGGGGCAGCTGGCCCAGGGTGTTCTCGCGGCCCGCGCTGTGCACGGCGACGGTGGCGGGGGCGGTGAGGGTCCAGCCGCCACCCTCGACGGTCTGGGTGGCCTTGATGATCTGGGCGGGTTCGGCGTCCAGGTCGGCGTGGATGCTGTCACCGGCTTTCAGCGGCGCGCCGCTCTGTTCGATCAGGGTCTTGAGGGGGATGCTCTGCCCGGCCGCGCCGACGGCGAGGTTCTCGGTGTCGTGCGCCAGTTCCTTGCAGGCCTCAATGAACTTGTACTTGCTGATGCCGTTGGCTTCCCGGTCGCTGTAGATGGGGTTGTTGCGGACGGCGGTGGCGGTCACGAAGCCCAGCAGGGCCAGGGTGAGGAGGATCGCGAGCCACAGCAGCGCGCGGCCTGCGCCTCCGTGGCTGGTGGTTTTGGTGTGCTCGCTCATGTCGCCTCTCAGCATAGCGTTCCGCGGCCGGGGAGACGGCGTGAGGCGTGACGGTCCGGCTGTCACTGCCCGGCTGTCACTGCCCGGTTCATTACCCAGATCACTGCCCAGATCACTGCCCGGCGGAGTCCGTATCAGGGTAGCCAGGGGCCGCCGACGCGCTGCACGCCGTCCATCCCGAGGCGGCCCATCCCGAGACGGCTCAGGGCGCCGCGCACGGTCTCGCCCGTGACGGGGTGGCGCAGGTCGGGGTTCAGGTCGTGCAGGGGGGCCAGTACGAACGGGCGGTCCCAGGCGCGCGGGTGCGGCAGGGTCAGGGCGGGGTGGGCGCTGACGCGGGCGCCGTGGGTGATCAGGTCCAGGTCCAGGGTGCGGGCCTCCCAGCGTTCGTGGCGTTCGCGGCCGGCGGCGGCTTCCAGGTCGTGCAGCGCGGCCAGGAGCGTCTCGGCGCTCAGGGTGGTGCGCAGGTGCGCGGCGGCGTTCAGGTAGTCCGGCTGGCCGGGTGGGCCGCCGACGGGCGCGGTGCGGTACAGCGCCGAGACACCCGCCACCTGTCCCAGCGTGCCCAGGTGCGCGGCCGCCCGGCGCAGCGCCGCGAGCGGGTCGCCGAGGTTGGCGCCCAGGGCGATGTAGGCGTCGGCCGTGGGGTCGGGCGGCACGGGTTACTGGTCCGCGCGGGTCAGGGTCAGTTCGGTGAACACGTCGCGGAACACGCCGGGCAGCGGCGCGAAGGGCTTGTGTACGCGGACGGTCACGGCGTGCAGGGTCGGCTGGTCGCGCAGCAGGCGGCGGCCGATGCGGGCGGTCAGCACCTCGATCAGCTGGTGGCGGGTGCCCGTGACTTCCTCCTGAATGGCGGCGTAGACGTTGGCGTAGTTCACGGCCTCGTTCAGGTCGTCGTTCAGGTCCGCGAAGGGGTAGTGCAGTTCGGCGTCCACGACGAACCGGGCGCCCAGGACGGCCTCGGTGTCGTACACGCCGTGCCGCGCGTGGAATTCCAGTCCCTGCAGGACGACGCGGCTCACGCCGGGCGCGGCGGGGTGCGGTTCGGGGGTGGCGGCCTTCATCCGTCCGAGTGTAGCGCCGGGCCGGGTGGGGCGTTCAGGGCCGCCTGCACACGCAGCGCCTGGACGTGCGCGGCGGCGGCGTGCGCGCGGACCACGGCGGCTCCGCTGCGGGCGGCGTGCAGGTGCAGGGCCAGCGTGCCGGGGTCGCGGTCGGCGGCGTCCGGCACGCTGGCCATGAGGTCGATCAGGCGTTTGCGGCTCGCGCCGATCAGGACGGGGTGCGGGCCTGCGGTCAGGTCCGGCAGGGCGCGCAGCAGGCTCAGGTTGTGGTCCAGCGTCTTCCCGAAGCCGATGCCGGGGTCCAGCAGCACGTCGGGCACCCCGGCGTTCAGCGCCTCCCGCGCCTGTTCTCGCAGGTACGTGTGCACCTCCTGCA from Deinococcus seoulensis encodes the following:
- the folK gene encoding 2-amino-4-hydroxy-6-hydroxymethyldihydropteridine diphosphokinase, which codes for MPPDPTADAYIALGANLGDPLAALRRAAAHLGTLGQVAGVSALYRTAPVGGPPGQPDYLNAAAHLRTTLSAETLLAALHDLEAAAGRERHERWEARTLDLDLITHGARVSAHPALTLPHPRAWDRPFVLAPLHDLNPDLRHPVTGETVRGALSRLGMGRLGMDGVQRVGGPWLP
- the folB gene encoding dihydroneopterin aldolase encodes the protein MSRVVLQGLEFHARHGVYDTEAVLGARFVVDAELHYPFADLNDDLNEAVNYANVYAAIQEEVTGTRHQLIEVLTARIGRRLLRDQPTLHAVTVRVHKPFAPLPGVFRDVFTELTLTRADQ